In Oceanobacillus sp. FSL K6-2867, one DNA window encodes the following:
- a CDS encoding N-acetyltransferase, whose protein sequence is MVIGAGGGGMIGQTTGEIFVLCIDPNRRNEGIGSMLLDAITKQQKQYDATEQWVSVQKGNDKGIPFYEARGFQLEHEQDGYGNGENDAYISLRYRRPL, encoded by the coding sequence GTGGTGATTGGTGCTGGAGGTGGTGGAATGATTGGGCAAACAACAGGAGAAATATTTGTTTTATGCATAGACCCAAATAGAAGGAATGAAGGAATTGGCTCGATGTTATTGGATGCGATTACAAAGCAGCAAAAACAATACGATGCAACTGAACAATGGGTCTCAGTTCAGAAGGGTAATGACAAGGGAATTCCTTTTTATGAAGCAAGAGGTTTTCAACTGGAACATGAACAGGATGGATATGGCAACGGGGAAAATGATGCATACATTTCATTGAGATATCGCCGTCCGCTTTAG
- a CDS encoding ABC transporter ATP-binding protein: MTLVLNEVTKRFQGHTAVNRLSLEIPEREMFGFLGGNGAGKTTTFRMILGLLDSTEGEISWNGKSIDYDKSHLIGYLPEERGLYPKLTVKEQLIYLGKLRGMKKQAVLTELDYWLERFKVPEYMTKKVEELSKGNQQKIQFISAVIHKPKLLILDEPFSGLDPVNVEMMKEAVIDLKDQGTSIVFSSHQMHHVEQLCENLCILRKGTPVVHGSLKDIKRSYGKKNLIIHGDLDFSFLKDFQGVSSYQKGAQGCKLQIDNELVSQDILSAIQGKGFVRKFELEEPSLNDIFIAKVGESYE, encoded by the coding sequence TTGACATTAGTATTAAATGAGGTTACGAAACGATTTCAAGGGCACACGGCAGTAAACCGACTTTCGCTTGAAATTCCTGAGAGGGAAATGTTCGGTTTTTTAGGAGGAAATGGTGCTGGTAAGACAACCACCTTCCGAATGATTCTTGGACTGTTGGATAGTACAGAAGGGGAAATTTCCTGGAATGGCAAGTCTATTGATTACGATAAGAGTCATTTAATTGGTTATCTTCCTGAGGAAAGAGGACTTTATCCAAAATTAACTGTAAAGGAACAGCTGATTTACCTAGGGAAGTTAAGAGGGATGAAAAAGCAAGCAGTTCTTACAGAGCTTGACTATTGGCTGGAGCGATTTAAAGTACCTGAATATATGACAAAGAAAGTAGAGGAATTATCGAAAGGGAACCAGCAAAAGATCCAATTTATTTCAGCTGTCATTCATAAGCCGAAACTGCTTATTTTGGATGAGCCATTTTCGGGATTGGATCCTGTCAATGTTGAAATGATGAAGGAGGCTGTAATTGATTTGAAAGACCAGGGAACTTCAATTGTCTTTTCCTCCCATCAAATGCACCATGTAGAGCAGCTATGTGAGAATTTGTGCATTTTGCGAAAAGGGACACCGGTTGTTCATGGATCATTAAAAGATATTAAACGTTCATACGGTAAGAAAAACTTAATAATTCACGGAGATCTCGACTTCAGCTTCTTGAAGGATTTCCAAGGGGTTTCAAGTTATCAAAAAGGAGCCCAAGGCTGTAAACTGCAAATTGATAATGAACTAGTATCCCAGGATATTCTCTCTGCAATCCAAGGCAAAGGCTTTGTTCGTAAATTTGAACTAGAAGAACCATCGCTAAATGATATTTTCATTGCGAAGGTAGGTGAATCATATGAATAA
- a CDS encoding catalase: MNEKPEINENSKQDQLEQFRVDDTNKKLTTNQGLKVSEDGLSLTAGKRGPTLMEDFHFREKITHFDHERIPERVVHARGTAAHGIFELYESMKPYTKAKFLQDPNVKTPVFVRFSTVVGFRGSADTVRDVRGFATKFYTEEGNYDLVANNMPVFFIQDGIKFPDIVHAIKPEPHNEIPQASAAHDTFWDFVANNQESAHQVMWLMSDRAIPRSFRMMQGFGIHAFRFVNEQGKAHFVKFHWVPKLGVHSLVWDEAQKIAGKNPDFNRQDLFDAIEMGNFPEYELGVQIIEEKDEFSFDFDILDSTKLWPEEDVPLKIIGKLTLNRNVDNFFAETEQVAFHPGHVVPGIDFTNDPLLQGRLFSYTDTQLIRLGGPNFHEIPINKPVCPFHNNQRDGYHRQTINKGRVAYHNNSMAANTPAPATEEEGGFAHYQEKVEGSIIRDRSESFNDHFSQPKLFWNSMSPHEKQHIIDAFSFEVGRVKDKSVRQQVVDMFANVDLAMAKAVANNIGVTPPAAEGSSVTKASPALSQENTVKTQLGRKIAVILYNGFQDTEVKEILQGLNLAGVAYEIVSDKQGFVTGKNKVDLQVDHTFTTTHPVLYDAVYIVGGSNVDEAFYKNANEFVQETYKHYKAIGATADGIEWLEKNEMIDTPGVVEGNGKPFLEAFIEAIAAHRHWDRKIV, translated from the coding sequence ATGAATGAAAAACCTGAGATTAATGAAAATAGCAAACAAGATCAATTAGAACAATTCCGTGTAGATGATACGAATAAAAAACTGACAACCAACCAAGGACTAAAGGTTTCTGAGGATGGATTATCTTTAACAGCCGGAAAACGTGGTCCTACCCTAATGGAAGACTTTCATTTTCGGGAAAAAATAACCCATTTTGATCATGAACGTATCCCTGAACGTGTTGTACATGCTAGAGGAACAGCTGCACATGGTATTTTTGAACTTTACGAATCCATGAAACCATACACAAAAGCAAAATTTTTGCAGGATCCAAATGTAAAAACGCCCGTTTTTGTCCGTTTTTCAACGGTTGTCGGTTTTCGTGGTTCAGCAGATACAGTGCGGGATGTTCGTGGTTTCGCTACAAAATTTTACACAGAAGAAGGCAATTATGATTTAGTAGCTAACAATATGCCTGTTTTCTTCATCCAGGATGGTATTAAATTTCCGGATATTGTTCATGCAATCAAGCCTGAACCCCATAATGAGATTCCACAGGCTTCTGCAGCGCATGATACCTTTTGGGATTTTGTTGCAAATAACCAGGAATCAGCACATCAGGTTATGTGGCTTATGTCTGATAGAGCGATACCGAGAAGCTTTCGAATGATGCAAGGCTTCGGGATTCACGCCTTCCGATTTGTAAATGAACAAGGAAAAGCACATTTTGTAAAGTTTCATTGGGTGCCAAAGCTTGGTGTACATTCACTCGTTTGGGATGAAGCACAAAAAATTGCAGGTAAAAATCCAGATTTTAATCGTCAAGATTTATTTGATGCAATCGAAATGGGGAATTTCCCTGAGTATGAATTAGGTGTGCAAATTATTGAGGAAAAAGATGAGTTTTCCTTTGACTTCGATATTCTTGATTCTACAAAGCTTTGGCCTGAAGAGGATGTACCATTAAAAATAATTGGCAAGCTTACATTAAATCGCAACGTCGATAACTTTTTCGCTGAAACAGAACAAGTCGCGTTTCATCCTGGACATGTTGTACCAGGTATTGATTTTACAAATGACCCACTGTTACAGGGACGTTTATTTTCCTATACAGATACACAGCTTATTCGATTAGGCGGACCAAATTTCCATGAGATTCCGATAAATAAGCCAGTCTGTCCATTCCATAATAACCAGCGAGATGGATATCACAGACAAACGATCAATAAAGGCAGAGTTGCCTATCATAATAATTCAATGGCTGCAAATACACCTGCTCCAGCAACGGAAGAAGAGGGTGGATTTGCTCATTACCAAGAAAAGGTTGAAGGCAGTATCATTCGAGATAGGAGTGAAAGCTTCAATGACCACTTTTCTCAGCCAAAACTATTTTGGAACAGTATGAGTCCTCACGAAAAACAGCATATTATTGATGCCTTTAGCTTTGAGGTTGGACGTGTAAAAGATAAATCGGTCAGACAGCAAGTAGTTGATATGTTTGCAAACGTTGACCTGGCAATGGCAAAAGCAGTTGCGAACAACATCGGAGTAACACCGCCAGCTGCAGAAGGATCATCTGTAACAAAGGCTTCCCCAGCACTTAGCCAAGAAAATACAGTTAAGACTCAGCTTGGTCGTAAAATTGCTGTAATTTTATACAACGGTTTTCAAGATACAGAAGTAAAAGAGATCTTACAAGGTTTGAATTTAGCAGGAGTTGCATACGAAATTGTTAGCGATAAGCAAGGCTTCGTAACTGGCAAAAATAAAGTGGATCTTCAAGTAGATCATACTTTTACAACAACCCATCCAGTATTATATGATGCTGTTTATATCGTTGGTGGAAGCAATGTGGACGAAGCTTTCTATAAAAATGCAAATGAATTTGTGCAAGAGACTTATAAGCATTATAAAGCTATTGGCGCAACAGCTGATGGAATTGAATGGCTAGAAAAGAATGAGATGATTGACACTCCGGGTGTGGTGGAAGGAAACGGAAAACCGTTTCTGGAGGCATTCATCGAAGCTATTGCAGCACACCGTCATTGGGATCGAAAGATAGTTTAG
- a CDS encoding helix-turn-helix transcriptional regulator, with protein sequence MKTLIREKRKELDVTQEELSQKLKVSRQTIISLEKGKYKPSLILAHKLAQTFGCTIEELFIFEGDENIE encoded by the coding sequence ATGAAAACACTAATAAGGGAAAAACGCAAAGAGCTGGATGTCACACAAGAAGAACTATCACAGAAATTAAAGGTTTCCAGGCAGACAATTATATCCTTGGAGAAAGGCAAGTATAAGCCATCATTAATATTAGCCCATAAGCTAGCTCAAACGTTTGGCTGCACAATTGAGGAATTATTTATTTTTGAAGGGGATGAGAACATTGAGTGA
- a CDS encoding AAA family ATPase, whose product MKILDATIYGFGKWVDYKIDFSDATCIYGENESGKSTIQKFILFMLFGLTPKQREFYRPKTSGKMGGKMTILHPAVGEFRIERLDELNNGAAACFTKDGKTYDEAWLKEQLNGMTAKTYESIFSFSALDLTEIRNMKDEDLGEVLLGIGMTGSNNIYAVEKRLDAKIAELFKPTGKKPVMNQKIESLNRISDSLQSFREAEASYREKKENAAQLERELTETQQKQKDKKSLAFTIEKKLHALPVMQEHHKVKSLLEDYPERIKFPENGVSRLEKWKEALLPLQSEWNVVKGQEKNYKHTITEIEQGLQPEEISREAEDLLAEKERIQSKVSELKKLQTTVSQDEFQLNEAMDRLHLGIQVKELAGLEIPFYLEKAWTELKNETDQLKLESEQLDNEKKQLEQEKQYMNNQIEQLEGSILSDSHVHELRNRLDIFKSNQLMKQLKEDAKEKEKARNKDKQLASNLFIGSIIIALFAGIGAVMMDISWLYTVMLLVLVLGTGQWLMTKRTHKELDYVLQEYEQFGEQVTEAERREAEQLLEMQDTYKSEQAALQEQLKLGHIQYIKWNEKQNLLAERERRLEEQIRHQYESFPFLKQMEIAYWPELYHHLKHVVKLIKDWQKHIDEAAALEKQLKKIQQNIERFLAKQGIANPDERLEQNLQIIERFVNLQQEQRKELNYYKQLLTEIKEKQDELQQNMQTYKTEIEHLFKLAEVDAEELFYEKARLREEKTVLERELVKTTTQLKNLLSSEDIQKLEKTMVTEAELEMNRQQTESSIQSLESKLEKIRENLADTKAELVAMESSDSYSASLHQFEMETEHFNQLAKEWAVLKTAKEILSETKRNYRATYLSKVIEVTAQYFKDITDGKYPHVYPPTDSSPFQVESFDNIRYTVNELSQGTVDQLYVALRLAISEIMSEKHGLPFVIDDAFVHFDAVRVQKMITILQQAAAKQQVILFTCRKEIASAVTEMKQINITENVQHI is encoded by the coding sequence TTGAAAATCCTCGATGCAACAATCTATGGCTTTGGAAAATGGGTTGACTATAAAATTGATTTTTCAGATGCAACGTGTATTTATGGAGAAAATGAATCCGGTAAATCAACAATTCAAAAATTTATTCTTTTTATGCTGTTTGGTCTCACGCCAAAGCAGCGCGAATTTTATCGGCCAAAAACGAGCGGAAAAATGGGTGGAAAAATGACGATTCTTCATCCAGCGGTCGGTGAATTCAGGATTGAACGTCTGGATGAATTGAATAATGGTGCGGCAGCATGCTTTACGAAAGATGGAAAAACATATGATGAAGCATGGTTAAAGGAACAGCTAAATGGAATGACGGCAAAGACTTACGAATCCATTTTTTCTTTCTCTGCATTGGACTTAACAGAAATTCGCAATATGAAAGATGAAGATTTAGGTGAAGTGCTTCTTGGTATTGGGATGACAGGCTCCAATAATATTTATGCTGTGGAAAAAAGATTGGATGCAAAAATAGCTGAGCTGTTTAAACCAACTGGAAAAAAGCCAGTAATGAACCAGAAAATAGAATCATTAAATCGCATTTCCGATTCCTTGCAAAGCTTTCGCGAAGCAGAAGCCTCGTATCGCGAAAAAAAGGAAAACGCTGCACAATTAGAGCGGGAGCTAACGGAAACACAGCAGAAGCAGAAAGACAAAAAGAGTTTGGCATTTACAATTGAAAAAAAGCTGCATGCTCTGCCAGTAATGCAGGAACACCATAAAGTAAAAAGTCTGCTTGAAGATTATCCGGAGAGAATTAAATTTCCGGAAAATGGTGTCAGTCGTTTAGAGAAATGGAAGGAGGCATTATTGCCACTTCAAAGTGAATGGAATGTTGTGAAAGGTCAGGAAAAGAATTATAAGCATACAATTACGGAGATTGAACAGGGCTTACAACCAGAGGAAATTTCAAGAGAAGCAGAGGATCTCCTTGCTGAAAAGGAACGGATTCAATCTAAAGTCAGTGAACTGAAAAAATTACAAACTACTGTAAGCCAGGATGAATTTCAATTAAATGAAGCAATGGATCGATTACATTTAGGAATACAAGTTAAGGAACTTGCTGGACTGGAGATTCCTTTTTATTTAGAAAAGGCATGGACAGAATTAAAAAATGAAACCGACCAGCTTAAACTAGAATCTGAACAGCTGGACAATGAAAAAAAACAGCTAGAGCAAGAGAAACAGTATATGAACAATCAAATCGAGCAGCTTGAAGGTTCAATACTATCAGATAGTCATGTACATGAGCTGCGCAATCGATTAGACATTTTTAAATCAAATCAATTAATGAAACAGTTAAAAGAGGATGCAAAGGAAAAAGAAAAAGCGCGAAATAAAGATAAACAACTTGCTTCAAATCTTTTTATCGGAAGTATCATTATTGCTCTATTTGCAGGTATTGGCGCAGTAATGATGGATATCAGCTGGCTTTATACGGTTATGCTGCTGGTGCTTGTGCTTGGAACCGGGCAATGGCTGATGACGAAACGAACGCATAAAGAACTTGATTATGTTCTTCAAGAATATGAGCAATTTGGTGAACAGGTAACGGAAGCAGAGCGAAGAGAGGCCGAGCAACTGCTGGAAATGCAGGACACGTATAAAAGTGAGCAGGCAGCTTTGCAAGAGCAATTGAAACTTGGTCACATTCAGTATATTAAATGGAATGAAAAGCAGAACCTGTTAGCTGAACGAGAGCGGAGATTAGAAGAGCAAATTCGTCATCAGTATGAAAGCTTTCCTTTTTTAAAACAAATGGAAATAGCATACTGGCCAGAGCTGTATCATCATTTGAAACATGTTGTGAAATTAATAAAGGATTGGCAAAAGCATATAGATGAAGCAGCAGCACTGGAAAAGCAACTCAAGAAAATTCAGCAGAACATTGAGCGCTTCTTAGCGAAACAAGGAATCGCCAATCCAGATGAGCGTCTAGAACAAAACCTGCAAATAATAGAGCGATTCGTTAATTTACAACAAGAGCAACGCAAAGAGCTCAATTATTATAAGCAATTATTAACAGAAATTAAGGAAAAGCAAGATGAGCTGCAACAAAATATGCAAACGTATAAGACGGAAATAGAGCATTTATTTAAACTGGCAGAGGTTGACGCTGAAGAATTATTTTATGAAAAAGCGAGACTGAGAGAGGAAAAGACTGTGCTTGAAAGGGAATTAGTGAAAACGACAACACAGCTTAAAAATCTATTATCTTCGGAAGACATACAGAAGCTTGAAAAAACAATGGTGACAGAGGCAGAACTAGAAATGAATCGACAGCAAACCGAAAGCTCGATTCAATCACTAGAGAGCAAGCTAGAAAAAATAAGAGAAAATTTAGCAGATACAAAAGCAGAGCTTGTTGCAATGGAATCATCGGATTCTTATTCTGCAAGTCTCCATCAATTTGAAATGGAAACAGAGCATTTTAATCAGCTGGCGAAAGAATGGGCGGTTTTAAAAACTGCTAAAGAAATTCTTTCCGAGACAAAGCGTAATTACCGAGCAACTTATTTATCAAAGGTTATTGAAGTAACAGCTCAATATTTTAAAGATATAACAGATGGAAAATATCCTCATGTCTATCCACCAACAGATAGCAGTCCGTTTCAAGTAGAATCATTCGACAATATACGTTACACTGTAAATGAATTATCTCAAGGGACAGTTGATCAGTTATATGTAGCATTGCGTCTTGCAATTAGTGAGATAATGAGTGAAAAGCATGGATTGCCATTTGTGATTGATGATGCTTTCGTGCATTTTGATGCTGTTAGAGTTCAAAAAATGATCACTATTTTACAGCAGGCTGCAGCGAAGCAACAAGTGATTTTGTTTACATGCAGAAAAGAGATTGCTTCTGCTGTAACTGAAATGAAGCAAATCAATATAACGGAAAATGTCCAGCATATATAA
- a CDS encoding aminoglycoside phosphotransferase family protein — MEQYWKKEIPFLQNMTEIVPVTKGFSYDKKFMIDNQYLLRVFQRKAIKNRKAEYITLSKLSAYSNAIPETIEFGVIKNTNLAYMILTYLPGTDAEIALKNLTNDEQYKAGVLAGKELKKLHCLSAPSDYPSWYSTKKQKSDRYLLELQNINVDKRIKKRLETYIQDNEMLLKGRPNTFQHDDFHPSNILIHNRNFSGIIDFGRMDWGDPIHDLQKLGFFSKRISISFTNGIINGYHDEQLISDSFWELYGLYSAMHIVSSLVWGLKISREQYEIMLEYSLDVIGDHENFICTIPKWYRTDKSTSN; from the coding sequence ATGGAGCAATACTGGAAAAAGGAAATCCCTTTCTTGCAAAATATGACTGAAATTGTCCCTGTGACTAAAGGGTTTTCTTATGATAAAAAGTTCATGATTGATAATCAGTATCTGCTGCGCGTTTTTCAGCGTAAAGCAATAAAGAATCGAAAAGCAGAGTATATTACGCTGAGCAAATTAAGTGCCTATTCAAATGCCATTCCAGAAACAATTGAATTCGGTGTGATAAAAAATACCAATTTGGCCTATATGATTCTCACCTATCTACCTGGAACAGATGCTGAGATTGCGCTAAAAAACTTAACAAATGACGAGCAATATAAAGCTGGTGTTTTAGCAGGAAAGGAATTAAAAAAATTGCACTGCTTGTCAGCCCCTTCTGATTACCCGTCTTGGTATTCCACGAAAAAACAAAAGAGTGACAGATACTTGCTGGAGTTACAGAACATCAATGTAGATAAGCGAATAAAAAAAAGGCTGGAAACTTATATTCAAGATAATGAAATGCTGTTAAAGGGAAGACCAAACACATTTCAGCACGATGATTTTCATCCATCTAATATTCTGATTCATAACAGAAATTTTTCTGGAATTATTGATTTTGGAAGAATGGATTGGGGAGACCCGATTCATGATTTACAGAAGCTCGGCTTTTTCTCCAAGCGCATTAGTATTTCATTTACAAATGGAATTATCAATGGCTATCATGATGAGCAACTGATATCTGATTCATTTTGGGAATTATATGGATTATACAGTGCCATGCACATTGTTTCTTCGCTTGTATGGGGATTAAAAATAAGCCGAGAGCAGTACGAAATCATGCTGGAATATTCGCTTGATGTAATTGGTGATCACGAGAATTTTATTTGTACGATCCCGAAATGGTACAGGACCGATAAAAGTACATCAAACTAA
- a CDS encoding helix-turn-helix transcriptional regulator, which produces MPVKNNIRKIRVERGIKQIQMAEDLQVTRQTFTAIEKNKYNPSLELALKIVKYFSVPIEEVFTLVEEGEE; this is translated from the coding sequence ATGCCGGTTAAAAATAACATACGGAAAATAAGAGTAGAGAGAGGGATAAAGCAAATACAAATGGCTGAGGATTTACAGGTAACAAGACAAACGTTTACAGCAATTGAAAAAAATAAATATAATCCCAGTCTCGAGCTTGCACTTAAGATTGTTAAGTACTTTTCTGTTCCGATAGAAGAAGTATTTACGTTAGTGGAGGAGGGAGAAGAATGA
- a CDS encoding YhzD family protein, with protein MRDYALTVFDSAGEKLLDASFTAENDAEAKEIGMSRLEKEGYSEHTHRCVSPEAKLVLFHR; from the coding sequence ATGAGAGATTATGCTTTAACTGTATTTGACTCAGCAGGAGAAAAACTGCTGGATGCATCATTTACTGCTGAAAATGATGCGGAAGCCAAAGAGATTGGAATGTCACGCTTGGAAAAGGAAGGGTACAGCGAACATACCCATCGCTGTGTAAGTCCTGAAGCAAAGCTTGTCTTATTCCATAGGTAG
- a CDS encoding DUF3796 domain-containing protein, with protein MSEDFLANPSGILGLIAAVFVLIIVFFVNRHIGRKKHLFDERYQQTNNRAKARAWDTMIVIYLVAWFIVILFDGIGFSFFLLTALYVLHNVTAIITNFYFSAKGE; from the coding sequence TTGAGTGAGGATTTTTTGGCAAACCCATCAGGAATTTTGGGATTAATTGCTGCAGTATTTGTATTAATTATTGTATTTTTTGTTAATCGGCATATTGGTCGAAAGAAGCATTTATTTGATGAGCGTTACCAGCAGACAAATAATCGTGCGAAGGCAAGGGCCTGGGATACGATGATTGTAATATACCTAGTCGCCTGGTTTATAGTTATTCTATTTGATGGTATAGGCTTCAGTTTTTTTCTGCTAACTGCACTCTATGTGTTGCATAACGTAACTGCTATTATTACGAATTTCTACTTTTCTGCAAAGGGAGAATAA
- a CDS encoding DNA repair exonuclease codes for MAKEISFIHAADLHLDSPFKGLSNLPESIFRQVRESTFTALDRLIDAAIAKQVDFILIAGDLFDNEKQSLKAQIRLRKAFEKLQEHAISVYLSYGNHDYMSGNRYPVTYPENVFIFPTEEVSSFTFVKDEIKLAQIYGFSYENRAVYERKAKAYKINNQTIPYHIAMLHGSIISNTEHDVYAPFQISDLVEEDFNYWALGHIHKREILKNSPPIVYPGNLQGRNRKETGEKGCYHVVLKDKQADLSFIPLQSIEFQSKKIDVSSCKQVHDLEKCILTEITETKAPQLIDLTLTSDNLSLKEWERQKHVEDIIELINETTVAETDWKYIFRVSANVKQAVFHEAFETDSPFIAELSQYLEEADILPYTRELYQHKQARRYLETLSNEEEQEIKEEAKQLLIQELLKG; via the coding sequence ATGGCAAAGGAAATATCATTTATCCATGCAGCAGACTTGCATTTGGACAGTCCTTTTAAAGGATTGAGCAATCTGCCAGAATCAATTTTCCGGCAAGTTCGTGAAAGTACATTTACTGCATTGGATCGATTAATTGATGCAGCAATTGCAAAGCAGGTAGACTTTATATTAATCGCCGGAGATTTATTTGATAATGAGAAGCAAAGCTTAAAAGCGCAAATCAGATTGCGAAAGGCTTTTGAAAAATTGCAGGAACATGCAATTTCTGTCTATTTATCATATGGCAATCATGATTACATGAGTGGCAACCGTTATCCGGTAACATATCCAGAAAATGTATTTATTTTTCCGACTGAAGAAGTAAGCAGCTTTACGTTTGTTAAAGATGAAATAAAACTGGCGCAAATCTATGGCTTTAGCTATGAAAACCGTGCTGTGTATGAAAGGAAAGCGAAAGCGTATAAAATTAACAATCAAACAATCCCTTACCATATTGCGATGCTGCATGGAAGTATTATTAGCAACACGGAGCATGACGTATATGCCCCATTTCAAATTTCTGATTTAGTAGAAGAAGATTTTAATTACTGGGCCCTTGGACATATTCATAAACGGGAAATACTAAAAAATTCTCCGCCAATCGTATATCCAGGGAATCTTCAGGGGCGAAACAGAAAGGAAACAGGTGAAAAGGGGTGCTACCATGTTGTCTTGAAGGACAAGCAGGCTGATCTGTCCTTTATCCCGCTGCAGTCCATTGAATTTCAATCAAAAAAAATTGATGTGTCTTCATGTAAACAGGTCCATGATTTAGAAAAGTGTATCCTAACTGAAATCACTGAGACAAAAGCTCCCCAATTAATTGACCTTACCTTAACAAGTGACAACCTAAGTTTAAAGGAATGGGAACGACAAAAGCATGTGGAAGATATCATTGAGCTTATCAATGAAACAACTGTTGCTGAAACGGACTGGAAATACATATTTCGTGTCTCCGCAAACGTAAAGCAAGCAGTTTTCCATGAAGCATTTGAAACAGATAGTCCTTTTATAGCTGAACTGTCACAGTATTTGGAAGAGGCAGATATACTTCCATACACAAGAGAATTGTATCAGCATAAACAGGCTAGGAGATATTTGGAGACCTTGTCAAATGAAGAAGAACAAGAAATAAAAGAAGAAGCAAAGCAGCTCCTAATTCAGGAACTGCTGAAGGGGTGA
- a CDS encoding ABC transporter permease → MNKFWTILSHTYITKVKTKSFIFSTLITLLVIAGLANFQSIIDLFSGEDTNEIAVVDESGVYTEALQQSLTAADEDIVIVPFDGTIDEAKDAVEVDEYGAVVELAVSEEQIFDATYFANNITESGNQMVIEQHLQQLKIAIATQASDIDEESIAEIYAPIAFETVALDESAKTEEELNQARGIVYVMLFVLYMTVIMYGQMIATDVATEKSSRVMEILISSAPPITHMFAKIIGIALVGLTQIGLFIIVGYTLIRSKQEELVGGVFELFGVQDTSPMIFVYAIVFFILGYLLYATLAAMLGSLVSRIEDVGQLITPMIMLIVIAFLIAMFGLSTPESTFITVTSFIPFFTPMIMFLRVGMLDIPIWEIALSLGIMVGTIAILAYIGAKVYSGGVLMYGRSGSLKDLKKALVLGKKEK, encoded by the coding sequence ATGAATAAATTTTGGACGATATTATCTCATACATACATCACAAAGGTGAAGACAAAGTCATTTATTTTCAGTACGCTCATTACATTGCTTGTTATCGCAGGGCTTGCAAATTTTCAATCCATTATTGACTTGTTTTCTGGAGAGGATACTAATGAAATAGCGGTTGTGGATGAATCGGGAGTTTATACAGAAGCATTGCAACAAAGTCTTACAGCAGCAGACGAGGACATTGTAATAGTTCCATTTGACGGTACGATTGATGAGGCGAAAGATGCTGTGGAAGTTGATGAATATGGCGCAGTGGTGGAACTGGCCGTAAGTGAAGAACAAATTTTCGATGCAACGTATTTTGCGAATAATATTACAGAGTCCGGAAATCAAATGGTCATTGAACAGCATTTGCAGCAATTAAAGATTGCTATTGCAACGCAAGCATCTGATATTGATGAAGAGTCGATTGCGGAAATCTATGCACCAATTGCGTTTGAAACAGTTGCTCTTGATGAATCAGCAAAAACAGAGGAAGAACTCAATCAAGCACGCGGAATTGTCTATGTCATGCTATTTGTCCTCTATATGACTGTTATTATGTACGGTCAGATGATTGCAACGGATGTCGCTACAGAGAAATCATCACGGGTTATGGAAATACTGATATCGAGTGCGCCGCCGATTACACATATGTTTGCAAAAATAATTGGTATTGCGTTAGTTGGACTGACACAGATTGGCTTATTTATTATAGTTGGTTATACACTGATTCGTTCGAAACAGGAAGAATTAGTCGGTGGAGTCTTTGAGTTATTTGGTGTTCAGGATACATCGCCAATGATTTTTGTTTACGCAATTGTATTCTTTATTCTCGGTTATTTACTTTATGCAACCTTAGCAGCAATGCTCGGTTCACTTGTAAGCAGAATTGAAGATGTTGGTCAATTAATTACACCGATGATTATGCTGATTGTGATTGCATTCCTTATCGCTATGTTTGGGTTAAGTACACCTGAGTCAACATTTATAACAGTAACTTCCTTTATTCCATTCTTTACGCCAATGATTATGTTTTTACGAGTGGGAATGCTCGATATTCCAATTTGGGAAATTGCATTGTCGCTCGGAATTATGGTAGGAACAATTGCCATACTTGCTTATATCGGTGCGAAGGTCTATAGTGGCGGCGTACTGATGTATGGTCGGTCAGGATCATTAAAAGATTTAAAAAAGGCGCTTGTATTAGGAAAGAAAGAGAAATAG